Genomic window (Alkalihalobacillus sp. TS-13):
GAAAACATAAAGGGGAGCTCCAAATGAATACCAAGCAGTGGAGAGTAGGAATTTTTCTGTTTCATGATGTAGAAGTATTAGACTTTGCAGGTCCATTCGAAGTATTTTCAGTAACTACTTTAGAAAATGGTGATAAGCCGTTTGTTGTTAACACAATATCAGAACAAGGTAACTTAATTTGTGCTCGAAATGGTTTGAAAGTACAACCAGACTTTAATTTTGAAAATATGCCTCCATTCGATATCTTAATTATCCCTGGCGGTTTAGGTGCAAGGGAAAGAGAAATACATAATGATCATGTTATAAAGTGGATTGAAAACGAAAAAGAAAATGTGCAACTAATGACCTCAGTTTGTACGGGGTCCTTATTATTAGCAAAAGCAGGTTTACTAAAAGGTAAAAAAGCAACAACACATTGGTCAAGCCTTGAAAGACTAAAAAAAGAATTTCCAGAAGTCGTTGTACAACATGGGGTTAAATTCGTAGATGAAGGAAATATAGTAACATCCGGAGGGATTTCAGCAGGTATAAATATGTCATTTCATATCGTAAAAAGATTATTAGGCACTGAAGTAGCTAAAGAAAC
Coding sequences:
- a CDS encoding DJ-1/PfpI family protein → MNTKQWRVGIFLFHDVEVLDFAGPFEVFSVTTLENGDKPFVVNTISEQGNLICARNGLKVQPDFNFENMPPFDILIIPGGLGAREREIHNDHVIKWIENEKENVQLMTSVCTGSLLLAKAGLLKGKKATTHWSSLERLKKEFPEVVVQHGVKFVDEGNIVTSGGISAGINMSFHIVKRLLGTEVAKETAKRMEYDIVF